CGAGGGCCGTGTGCGCGAGGCCACCGCGCTGCATTTCAAGCTGCTGGGCCTGCACAAGCAACTGTTCTGCGAACCCAGCCCGGCACCCACCAAGTGGGCCTTGAACCAGTTGGGGCGTTGCGGCAATCATCTGCGCCTGCCACTCACCCCGCTGACCGAAGGCGGCCAGGCGCTGGTGCAAGCCGCCATGCGCGAGGCCGGCCTGTTGTGATGCGCGATGCTCGCGGCGGCCTCGGCCGCCTGCTCTAATGCGGGCTGCCTTTCTCACCCTCACCCTGTTTCCTGATGCGGCTGGTCCGCGGCGAACAACTTCGGAGATGTCTAGCGTGACTCGTTCCCTTTCCGCCTCCTGCGCTTCCACCCCGGTGCGCGTGGCCTGCCTGATGGCACTGGCCTCGCTCTCGGCGTGCAGCACGCTCGACAGCATGACCTCCGGCGACAAGGTCGACTACCGCACCCAGGCCCGTCAGACCACCGGCCTGGACGTGCCGCCCGACCTGACCCAGCTGCCGCGCGAAAACCGCCCGACCGGCACCGTCAGCGCCGCACAACTGGCCGCGCAGCCGGCCGCTGGGCGCCCCAATGCCGTGACCGCCGGCAGCACCGTGGCCCTGGCCAAGGTGGGCGACGTGCAATTCCAGCGCCTGGGCAACACCCGCTGGCTGCACACTTCCCTGCCCCCTGAGCAGCTCTGGCCGGTGCTGAAGACCTTCTGGCAGGAACGCGGCCTGCAGGTTGAGACCGAGGACGCGTCCATCGGCGTCATGGAAACCAACTGGGCGGAAAACCGCGCCAAGCTGCCGCAGGACTTCATCCGCAAGGCCATCGGCAGCATGCTGGATTCGATCTACTCCACCGGCGAGCGCGACAAGTACCGCACCCGGCTGGAGCGCAGCCCGGACGGCGGCACCGACATCTACATCACCCACCGCGGGATGATCGAGGTCTACACCAACAGCCAGAAGGACGACACCGCCTGGCAGCCGCGCCCCTCCGATCCGGAGATGGAAGCCGAAATGCTGTCGCGCCTGCTGCTCAAGCTCGGCGGCAAGGAAGAAGCGGCCCAGGCCGTGGCCAACAGCAAGCCCACCGCGCCGGTCTTCGCCGAAGGCACCGGCCGTCCTGCGCCGCGCGCGCTGGCCGACGTGCCGGATGCGCTGCAGCTCAACGAAGGCTTCGACCGCGCCTGGCGCCGTGTCGGCCAATCGCTGGACCGTCACGGCTTCACCATCGAAGACCGCGACCGCAAGCAAGGTCTGTTCTTCCTGCGTTATGCCGACCCCAACCAGGCCGGCAAGGAAGAGCCGGGCTTCTGGGCCCGTCTGTTCGGCGCGGACAAAACCACCAGCGCGGTGCGCTACCGCGTGTCGGTCAAGACCGAAGGCGAGCGCTCGACCGTCAGCGTGCTGGACGACAAGGGTCAGCAACAGACCAACGAGATCGCCAAGCGCATCCTGCAGCTGTTGATGGAAGACCTGCGCTGATCCTGCGCGGGCGCCAGGCGCCCGCGGGTTGACTCGTTCGAGTCAACCGGTTTGCGCAAACGGCTTGACTCGAACAAACGCCACCCTGGGGTGGCGTTTTCTATTTGGGCGCGAGTATCCAATCAAATACCAGTTATCGCTTCAGATAACCCTGGCTGAGCGACGCAAACCCTGGTCGCTTCGAATGGAGCGACAGAAGAAATCTGATGCATCGCACCGTACTGACGTACAGAGCACATCAACCTCCCATCAAGGTGAGGTCTCAAGGTGAGGATGCGGGAAACACTTCGGCAAAGATCCGGAAAGATCCAGTAAGGATCCGGGCAAAGAAAAAGCCGCCCGGGCTTGCACCCGGGCGGCTTTTTCAGGACGAGAAAATCGTCTTAGTTGCTGGCTGCCGAAGCGGGAGCCGAAGCGTCCATGGCGGGCGCCGAAGCGGCGTCCATCACGGGAGCCGAAGCGGCGTCCACGACAGGAGCCGAAGCTTCCGGAGCGGGAGTCGCCACCGGAGCCGGGGCTTCTTCCTTCTTGCCGCAAGCGGTCAGTGCAACAGCGGCCAGCAGGGAGGCCAACAGGATCGACTTTTTCATACTTGTCCTCAAGTAACTTTTAGACGAACAATCAATTACCGGTAATTAATGAAGTCGTACAAGAGTCCCGGTACGAGCTTCAGCAGACCAAGACGTGGAAAACCTCGAGCGCTTCCCTCGCCTAGCCAGCAATTATAGCCACCAGTTTGTAATCTGCTTACAACCCCAAGGTGCTGCTACCGAACGAATCGGTAGATCGTTGCTCAATAGCGTCAAACCACTCACGGACAGTGGCTTCTTCGCGGGCTTGACGAAGCGTCAAAGAGGCCCGGACAGGCGACCATTGCTTGAACACCAGCAATCCGGGTGCCAGCAAGACACCACTGGGCGAGGGCTGGCTGCGGTCGAGGTCCGCCGGGTCGAACGATTTGGCAATGATGACATGATCATGCAGTCGGCGCCACTCGACAAAACGAGGATGGGCACGGCGCAGCGCTTCGTAGTCCATCGCCAGCAGGTGCAGCCGGCGGTGCGGCAACGCCCAGCGATGCAGCGCCTCCAGCAGCGCCTCGTCCGACAAGGGCCACTCGCTGAAATCGCTATCCAGCCAGAAAAGCTCCCGCCCGCCCTGCTCGGCAGTCAGTTGCAGGGATTGCCGAAGGATTTTCCGGATCTCGTCGCGCGACTCATAGACGCCCTCCTTCAGAGCGTCCGTGGGCACGGGCATGGCGGTCGGTGGGCTGGCGCTGTCCATTGCGTTCATGAACCTTTGATGGCGGATTGACGACGGGTCCACTGGGGTTGACCAGGGGTTGACTGCGAGTCGGCGGTGCTTCGCTGCAGCGGTGATGGTAGCTTTCGAGGCGATCTTCGGAAATCACAGGCCCGGAACACACAGAATCGGACAAGCTCGGTGGTCACTGCCAGCGATCCCTGAAGCAACGCGAACAGCGAAAAGCAGGCGGCGAACCGCGACCGGCGACCGGCGACCGGCGACCGGCGACCGACGAATGCTGAACTGGGCCGGGCCAAGCTCAGGCCGGCACCACCCATCCGTCTTCCGCCCACTGATCCAGCAGGTCGCGTGCGCCTTCGCTCAGTCGAGCCACTTCGGCCGATGTCAGGGCATGCCGGTCGGCCAACCGACGCATCAGCGTCGCGTCCCGCCCCCCGGCGCGGAACGATGCGCCGTTGATGAAGACATGGGCGGCGTCATACATCATGCGACTGCGCGCATGCAGTTGAACAGCGGCGCCCTCTGGCAGCGCCTCACCCGCATCGAAGAACACCCGCGGTTTGGGCTCGGTCAGTGCCTCACCCAGCGCACGCTCCAGCGCCAAAGGCTGGGCTACCGCCTTCAATACCGCCTCCCGGGCAAAGGCCACCAGCTCATCGGGAATGCGGCCCGGCGCCTCGGTGGCGAGCTGTTTCGGGTCGGCATACATCCGGTCGCGCGGGCTGCGCTGGCCGTCTTCGCTGTCCTCGTCGGTCAAGCGCACCAGCAATTCGTTGGCCAGTTCCCCGCGCCACGGCGAGCGGAAGCCGACAGACGCGGTCATGCAATCCCCCCCAACGGCCACGCCGTCATGGGCCCAGCCCGGGGGCAGATAGAGCATGTCACCGGCCTCGAGCACAAAGTCCTGCTCCGGCTCGAAATCCGCCAGCACTTTCAGCGGCACATCGTCACGCAAGGTGCCGGTGGTGGCCACGCCCTGTCGGCCGATGCGCCAATGGCGCTTGCCGCTGACCTGGATCAGGAACACGTCATAGGAATCAAAGTGGGGACCGACGCCGCCGCCATCGCTCGCATAGGACAGCATCAGGTCGTCCAGGCGCGCCTCCGGCACGAAGCGGAAACGGCTGAGCAACTCGTGTGCGGCCGGCACATGCAGATCCAGGCCCTGCACCAGCAGGGTCCACTGCGGCTTGCTCCAGGCGGGCAGCTTGGCGATGGGGCCCTGGCGCAGCGACCACCGGTCGCCCGGCGACTGGCTGACCAGGCGCGATTCCACGTCCTCGCTGGCCGCCAATTGCGCCAGGGCGAGGCGGTCGATCGGCGCCTGCACGCCCGGCAGCGCCTGGCGAACCAGCAGCGGCTGCTTCTGCCAGTGACGGCGCATGAACTGCGCCGGGCTGAGGCCTCCCAGCAGCGGCGTGGGATGGTCGATGGACGGGCCGTCGGCCGGCGTCCTGGCATGCGTCTTGGAAATCATGGCGCGCATTGTCCGTCGGCGCAGCCTGTCTGGCGCGGGGCTGCATGAGAGAATCGCACCCATGCAAATCACCGCTCCCTGCGTCGTCTCCCTCACCTGGAGACTCGAGGACGCACAAGGCCAATCCGTCGAAGTCCTGGACCCGGCGATGGAGTTCTTTTTCGGTGGCCAAGACCTGTTCGCGAAGGTTGAAGAAGCCCTGGAAGGTCACGTCATCGGCGATGAAATCAGCGTCGCGCTGCAGCCGGAAGACGCGTTCGGCGACTATGACAGCGGCCTCGTGTGCTTCGAGGCCCGATCGATCTTCCCGGACAACGTCGATGTCGGCATGCAGTTCGAAGGCCCGCCCGAAGGCGCGGCCACGCCGGACATGCCCAAGGACCGCATCTATACCGTCACCGAAGCCTATCCCGAGCACATCGTGCTGGATGGCAACCACCCGCTGGCCGGCATCGGGCTGCGCATCCATGTGACCGTCTGCGACGTGCGCGAGGCCACCGAAGAAGAGATCGAGGCCGGCACGCTGGGCGATTCCGGTCTGTCGGTGCTCAACGGCCCGGCGCCTGAAGAACCGCTGCACTGACCGCCAGCCGCACGGCCGCCGCCGCTGACTCCGCCACTGATTGATCGACCTTCAGCGCGCCTGCTCTGCGGCGGCGCGGCCGTGAGCCGCGGCACGGGGCGATCAGCGTGCGCGGGACCATCAGCGGGTGCGCAGTCGTTGCCGTCAACGGTCATCACTCGATTTGCCCGCTCGCTGCGTCTCGGCGAACGACCTGGGGATCATCCGCCTCCACATCGGCGCGCGATCTGATGGGGTCGCTGGAGGCGGAGTCAGAGGCGTCCATGGCCGGGGCTTCGGAGGGCGGCAGCGCCGCAGCCGTCGTTCGATCCCCGGCACCCGCCTCGGCGTCGGCCCCCGGTGCCGCCCGCGAC
The Roseateles amylovorans genome window above contains:
- the bamC gene encoding outer membrane protein assembly factor BamC, whose product is MTRSLSASCASTPVRVACLMALASLSACSTLDSMTSGDKVDYRTQARQTTGLDVPPDLTQLPRENRPTGTVSAAQLAAQPAAGRPNAVTAGSTVALAKVGDVQFQRLGNTRWLHTSLPPEQLWPVLKTFWQERGLQVETEDASIGVMETNWAENRAKLPQDFIRKAIGSMLDSIYSTGERDKYRTRLERSPDGGTDIYITHRGMIEVYTNSQKDDTAWQPRPSDPEMEAEMLSRLLLKLGGKEEAAQAVANSKPTAPVFAEGTGRPAPRALADVPDALQLNEGFDRAWRRVGQSLDRHGFTIEDRDRKQGLFFLRYADPNQAGKEEPGFWARLFGADKTTSAVRYRVSVKTEGERSTVSVLDDKGQQQTNEIAKRILQLLMEDLR
- a CDS encoding FKBP-type peptidyl-prolyl cis-trans isomerase, which gives rise to MQITAPCVVSLTWRLEDAQGQSVEVLDPAMEFFFGGQDLFAKVEEALEGHVIGDEISVALQPEDAFGDYDSGLVCFEARSIFPDNVDVGMQFEGPPEGAATPDMPKDRIYTVTEAYPEHIVLDGNHPLAGIGLRIHVTVCDVREATEEEIEAGTLGDSGLSVLNGPAPEEPLH
- a CDS encoding JmjC domain-containing protein; this translates as MISKTHARTPADGPSIDHPTPLLGGLSPAQFMRRHWQKQPLLVRQALPGVQAPIDRLALAQLAASEDVESRLVSQSPGDRWSLRQGPIAKLPAWSKPQWTLLVQGLDLHVPAAHELLSRFRFVPEARLDDLMLSYASDGGGVGPHFDSYDVFLIQVSGKRHWRIGRQGVATTGTLRDDVPLKVLADFEPEQDFVLEAGDMLYLPPGWAHDGVAVGGDCMTASVGFRSPWRGELANELLVRLTDEDSEDGQRSPRDRMYADPKQLATEAPGRIPDELVAFAREAVLKAVAQPLALERALGEALTEPKPRVFFDAGEALPEGAAVQLHARSRMMYDAAHVFINGASFRAGGRDATLMRRLADRHALTSAEVARLSEGARDLLDQWAEDGWVVPA